GACGGCGATCACCACGTCCTCGCCGCGGATCCGGTCGCCGCCGTCATCGAGTTCGACGGTGCGCTCGTCGACGAACCGGCCGGCGGTCCGGTAGCGGGTCACGCCGTCGGCGCGTTCGAGGGACTCGCGCTGGCGGTCGGCCCTGGCGTAGACGGTGTCGTGGACCGCCTCGGTGACGGCGCCGTACTCGACCCCGCGGAGGTCGGCGTCGATCCCGAACCGGTCGGCCCGGCGGATCTCGGAGACGAGGTCGGCGCGGTGGATGAGCGCCTTCGAGGGGACACAGCCCCGGGTGACGCAGGCGCCGCCGAGCGGGCCGGGTTCGAGGACGGCCGCCTCCAGCCCGCGGTCTGCCGCCGCGGTCGCGACCTGCGAGCCCGAACCGCCGCCGAGGACGACGATGTCGTACTCCTCCATGGCGGCGGTACGGTCCACGGGCGCCGGCTTATAACCCCGTCCGGCTCAGAGCCAGTCGTCCCCGCTTCCGGCGGTGCCCTCCTCGTACGTCGCGAGCACCGAGGCGAGGTTCTCGAGGGCCTCGTCCTCGCTGCCCCCCTGACTGGAAATGCCGGTGTCGTCGTCGGTCGCGACGTAGAGGCCGTCCTCGACCGTGACGGTGACGGCGTCGTCCTCGGCCAGTTCCTCCGCGGTCGGCTCGTCCGACGGATCGGTCATACGCGTCCGTATCGGCGGCGTCGTCAAATACCTGCTGACGGCGGCCGGCGACCGGTGGCCGGCGCCCTCGCCGGCGTCGACGGGAGAGCGGCCGAGAAAAAGCCTTTAACGCCGCCGCCCCGTAGCCCCGGTAAATGGTACTCGACGATCTCGGCAGTTCTCTGCGGGGCACCCTCGACAAACTCCGCGGGAAGTCCCGAATCTCCGAGGAGGACGTCGAGGAGGTCGTCAAGGAGATCCAACGCTCCCTGCTGTCGGCCGACGTCGACGTCTCGCTCGTGATGGAGCTGTCGGACAACATCAAGCACCGCGCGCTCGACGAGGAGCCGCCCGCCGGCACCCCGGCGCGTGACTTCGTCCTCCGCATCGTCTACGAGGAACTGGTCGACCTCATCGGCGAGTCGACCGAACTCCCCCTCGAAGAGCAGACGATCCTGCTCGCGGGCCTGCAGGGGTCGGGGAAGACCACCTCCGCGGCGAAGATGGCGTGGTGGTTCTCGACGAAGGGGCTGCGCCCGGCGGTCATCCAGACCGACACCTTCCGCCCCGGCGCCTACGATCAGGCCGAGCAGATGTGCGAACGGGCCGAGGTCGACTTCTACGGCGACCCCGACGCCGACGACCCGGTCCGGATCGCCCGCGACGGCCTCGAGGCGACCAGCGACGCCGAGGTCCACATCGTCGACACCGCGGGTCGTCACGCCCTAGAGGAGGACCTGATCGACGAGATCGAGGAGATCGAGGACGTCGTCGAGCCCGACACCTCGCTGCTCGTCCTCGACGCCGCGATCGGTCAGGGGGCGAAAGAGCAGGCCCAGCAGTTCGACGAGTCGATCGGCATCGACGGCGTCGTCATCACCAAACTCGACGGGACCGCGAAAGGTGGCGGCGCGCTCACCGCCGTCGACCAGACCGACTCCTCGATCGCGTTCCTCGGCACCGGCGAGGAGGTCGAGGACGTCGAGCGCTTCGAGCCCAACGGCTTCATCTCCCGGCTGCTGGGGATGGGCGATCTCGGCCAACTGGCCGAGCGCGTCGAGCGCGCGATGGAGCAGACCCAGATCGAGGAAGAGGACTGGGACCCCGAGGACATGCTTCAGGGCAACTTCACCCTGAACGACATGCAAAAACAGATGGAGGCGATGAACAACATGGGGCCGCTGGATCAGGTGCTCGACATGATTCCCGGCTTCGGCGGCGGGATCAAAGACCAGTTGCCCGACGACGCCATGGACGTCACCCAGGACCGGATGCGGAAGTTCCAGGTCATCATGGACTCGATGACCGACGCCGAGAAGGAGTACCCCCGCGCCGTCGGTGCCAGCCAGGTCGAGCGCATCGCCCGCGGGTCGGGCACCAGCGAGGAGGACGTCCGCGAACTGCTCCAGCAGTACAAGATGATGGAGCGTACCATCAAGCAGTTCCAGAACATGGGCTCGGAGAAGGAGATGCAGCGGATGATGAAGCAGATGCAGGGCGGCGGTGGCGGTGGCGGCATGGGCGGGATGGGGCCGTTCGGCTGACCGCGTTCGTTCGACCGTCGGACCGTACGCCGGCGCGTTCTATCCGGGTCCGGCCGGGTCCGAACCGTCGTCTCTCGCCGCTTAGATGCCGCTGTGCCGACCGCGGTACGCGACGCCCCGACCGACGGGACGTCGCGGTAACGAAAGACAGTAACGACTGACACACAGATATGGTGATGGGAATGCGGCTCACGCGACCTATTCGACCCGCGTCGACGGACCGGTGGGGGGTGCGATCGTGCTACTAACGACCGCGGACAGCGAGCCGAACCTGATGTTGATCGTCGCGGTCATCATCGTGCTCGGCGTCGCGTCCCAGGTGCTCGCGGACCGATACCGCGTGCCGAGTGTCCTGTTTCTGATCGTGGCGGGGATCGCGGTCGGGCCGAAGGGACTCGGCATCGTCACGAGCGAGTCGTTCGGCAGCGCGCTGTCGACCATCGTCGGGCTGAGCGTCGCGATCATCGTCTTCGAGGGGGCCTTTCACCTCCACGTCGACAAGCTCCGGGAGGCGCCGTCGGCGGCCTTCCGACTCGTTACGATCGGGGCGCTCATCTCGTTTCTCGGGACGGCGCTGGCCGTCAGGTTCCTCCTCGACGCCGACTGGGGGATCGCCCTCGTCGTCGGGGCGTTGCTCGTCGCGACCGGGCCGACGGTGATCACGCCAATCCTGAGCGTCGTTCCCGTCCGCCGACCGGTCGCGGCGGCACTGGAGACCGAAGGGATCGTCAACGACGTGACGGCCGCCATCCTCGCGGTCGTCGTCTTCAAGGCGCTTACCGCCCAGCAGATCGTGGCGGGCAGTTTCGTGAGCGCGTTCGCGGAACGGGTCGGCATCGGGCTCGGCGTCGGCATCCTGGTCGCCGCCGTCCTCTGGTACCTCATCACGTACGTGGACCTCTCGGCGAAGAACGCGCCGCAAAACGCTCGCCTGATCGCGCTGGCCGGCGCGATCGTCGCGTTCAGCGTCGCCGACACCATCGCCACGGAGGCCGGCGTCGCGGCGGTCGCCACCGCGGGCATCATCCTCGGAAACGCGGACCTCCCCTACGAGGAGGCCATCGAGGAGTTCAAGGGGGACATCACGCTGCTCGTCCTCTCGTTTATCTTCATCGCGCTGGCCGCGCTCATCGAGATCGAGACGCTGCTCGAACTGGGGCTCGGCGGCGTCGCGCTCGTGTTGGTGCTGACGCTCGTCCTCCGACCGTTGCTGGTCTTCGTCTCGACGACCGGCACCGTCTTCACGACCCGGGAGAAGCTGTTCGTCAGCCTCGTCGCCCCCCGCGGGATCATCCCCGCGTCGGTCGCGACGCTGTTTGCCATCGAACTCACGACCATCGCCGAGGAACAGGGGAACCCGGCGCTCGCGGCGCAGGCGGACATCCTGGCGGGGACGGTGTTCCTGGTCATCCTCGCGACGGTCGTCTTCCAGGGCGGTCTCGCAAGAAAGATTGCGGAGTACCTCGACGTACTTCCCATGCGCGTACTCGTCGTCGGCGGTGGCAAAGTCGGACGGTCGCTCGCCGAACGGCTCGGGGACCGCGGCGAAGACGTCGTCATCATCGAGAAAAACGAGGACATCGTCGAGCAGGCCCGCGCCGCGGGCTTTACGGTGGAGTGGGGCGACGGAACCGATTCGGAGATGCTCCGCAAGGTCGGCGCGGACGATGCGAAGACGGTCATCGCCGCGACGGGCAACGACGACGCGAACCTGCTCGTCTGTCAGCTGGCCAAATCGCAGTTCGACGTCGAGCGGGTCATCGCCCGGACGAACAATCCGAACAACGTCGAGCCGTTCGAGGAACTGGGCGTGCGGGCGATATCGGCCTCGGACGCCACCGCGTGGGCCATCAACAACGTCATCGAGCGGCCGGAGCTGTCGAACTGGATGACAGAACTCGGCCGGAGCGGCGACGTACAGGAGATCGAGATCACCGCGGAGGACCTCACCGGCAAGAGCATCGCGGAGCTAGACGGCGAACTTCCGAACGGCGTCCTCGTCGCGCTGGTCGGCCGCGACGGCGACACCCACGTCCCGGACGGTAGCTTCACGCTCGAATACGGCGATCACGTCACCTTCCTGGGGCGGACGGAGGCGGTCCGCGAGGCGGTCCAGCGGACCCACCCCCACGACTGAGCCGTCGACGCGGTCGACTCAGCCCTCGATCGGCCGCCCGTCCTCGGTCGGCGGGGCGACGTGGTCGACGTACTCCTCGACGCTCGGTTCGTCGACGCGGACGCGGACCGCGATGTCGCCGAGTTCGGCCGGTTCCCCGACCGCGAAGTTGACCCGGCCCTCGAACGCCGCCTGCTTCTTCAGCGCGAACGAGAAGGCGTCGCCCTCGCGGTTCGAGAAGAACTCGCCGCGGGCGGTGTCGAGGATCTCCTGACGGTGGAGCAGTTCCGAGAGGCGGTCGAGCGAGTGGGTCTCGCCCCGGATCTCGCCGTAGCTCTCCTCGATGTCGGCGTTGGGAAACAGGTTGGCGACGGCGTCGGCGACCCGCGCGGTCACCTCGGTGTCGGACACCGGCGCGGTGATCTCGACGTCGACGCGGTAGATCTCGGTCATGGTTCGAGTCGCTGGGGGTCGGTCCCCTCCCGGATGAGGGTCCGGATGCGGTCGTGAAACGCCGCGAGCGTGTCCGTGTTCTCGACGACGACGTCGGCCCGGTCCATCGCCTCGTCCATCCCGAAGCCACGCTCGCGGTCGTCGCGGGCGGCAAGTCCCTCGCCGCCGTCGTCCTCGCCGGCGTCGCGCCCGCGGCTCTCGACGCGCTCCCTGCGGACCTCGAAGGGCGCCTCGATGCTCACGAGCGTGAAGTCCTCGTCGAAGCGCTCCTCGAAGACGTCGACCTCGACGCCCGAGCGGATGCCGTCGACCAGCACCGTCTCGTGGTCGCGCAGTCGGTCCTCGATCATCGGGAGCGAGCGCTCGGCGATCGCCGCCGGGCCGTCCTCCTCGCGCAGCGCCTGGGCCACCGTCCCGTGATCCCTCGCGGGGTCGAGCCCGCGGTCTTTCGTCTCCTGACGGACGACGTCGCCCATCGTCACCACCGGGACGCCCTCCTCGCGCGCGACCGTCGCGGCCTCGCCCTTGCCGCTGCCCGGCAGGCCCACGGTTCCGATGACGTGCATCACCCCGTGATACAGGCGACGCGTGCATAAGGACTGTGTCTCGCGTTCGGGCCCGAACGGCGGGCGCCCGACACCGGAACGTCTATCTGGTGCGGTTCGCCGTGAACGAGTATGCCCTCCCCCGATCCGACCGACGACGACTCGTCGACGCGACGGACCCTCCTTCGCGGCGCGGCGGCCGCCGCGATCGGTTTTCCCGTCGCCGGCTGTCTGGATCGCCGCGAACCGAGCGACCCCGGGGCGGTCGAGGCGGTCGAACGGAGCGTCGAGGCGCTCGACGGCGTCGACGGCTACGAGTCGGAGCTGTCCGGTCGGCTGGCGGCGACCCACCGGGACGAGGACGTTCGCGCGACGCTGTCGGGGTATCGTCGGGTGAACGAACGCGAGCGTCTGGCTCGCGCGCGCGTCGATGCCGACGGCGACGTCGACGAATGGTACGACCGCGACGCCGACGAGTGGTACCTCGACGGGGACACGCTGTACCGTCGGTGCTCGTCCTCCTGGTTGGTGAACGTCGAAGACGCGTGGTATCCCGAGCAGGCGGTCGACTGGGAGGAGGCGACGCTGGCCGGGAGCCAGCGATCGCTCCTCGACATCTCCGCGGTGTACGACCGCGGGACCGACGCGCTGGACGGGCGGGAACTGCGGGTGATCGAGTTCGCGCCCGACGCGGACGCGTACGCGGACCTCGAACGAAACGGCGGCGTCGAGGACGCGACCGAGCCGTCGTCGGTCACGCTCACCCAGTGGCTGGACGAGGACGGCCGTCCCCGCCGGATCGAGTCCGACGTCGAGCGCTCCTCGCGGTTCGGGCCGACGATCCGGCAGGAGCAGCGCGAGGACGTCGCGTACGGGGCCGTCGACGTCGAGGTGCCCCCGCTCGTGGACGACGAGGACGAGTGTCCGCGGTCGTTCGACGTGCGATCGGTTCGGTCGCCGTCGATCAGTGGAATTATCCCCGCCGGCTGGCTTCCTCGGGTATGACACAGCGGTCCCTCCTCGTCCGGGCGATCTGGTTCGTCTTCGTCGGCTGGTGGCTGACGCCCGTCGTGGTCAACCTCGCGTGGGCGCTGAACGTGACGATCGTCCTGCTCCCGATCGGGATCAAACTCATCAACCTCGTCCCGACCGTCCTGACGCTGGCCGAACCGCGGTCGCTGACCGAACCGGATGCCACCCGCGGGCAGCCGTCGCTCGTCGTCCGTGCGATCTACTTCGTCCTCGTGGGCTGGTGGCTCAGCTGGTTCTGGGCGAACCTCGCCGCGTTGCTCGCGATCACGGTCGTCGGCCTCCCGGTCGCCATCTGGATGGCAAACCGCCTGCCGTACGTCACGTCGCTGTACCGGTTCCACGGCTGACGGAAATCCCTACCGCTTATACCGGTTGCCCGACCAACGTGTACGCGAGGGCACGTAGCTCAGTCTGGACAGAGCGTCGGACTTCTAATCCGATGGTCGTGGGTTCGAATCCCATCGTGCCCGCTGATTCCGTTGCGAGCAACGCGAGCAACGAATCGAGGATCGCGTGGGATTCGAATCAGGGAGCAGCTCGCTGCGACCGTGGTTCGAATCCCATCGTGCCCGCTCTTCCACGCCTCCTACTCCAGCCCCAGCGTGATCTCCACGACGCCGTTGTGGTAGACCGCCCGCCGGTCGTCGGTGAAGACGCGGTCCGTCGGCGGCTCGAACGAGCGCTCGTAGCGGCCGCCGTCGGGGCGGTCGAGGCGGACGTGGATGCGGCTCGGGCCGACGCGAAGCGAGAGGTCGTCGGCGGTCGCGGGCATGACGTCGAGGTGGATCACCAGTCGACCGGCGTCCGGGTCGTAGGTGCGGCGAACGGGCAGCGCGGTGCTTTCGGGGAGTAGCGGGGAAGCCACGGCGGGGAGTGGCGAGCCGAGTCGCAAGTAGTTCGGGGTGCACATCGACGGCGTACAAGTAGTCCTCGACCGCGACGGCGGGAGCCGCGGGCTCCGAACGCGGAGGCGCGAGTCAGGCGCGGACGGCCGTCCGTTCGAGGTCCGCTTCGAGCCAGCCGGCCGCCCGGAGCCGGAGCCGCCGCGCGCGGCGCCGCGAGAGCCGCCCGTCGGGCAGCCGGTCGCCCAGCGGGTCGAACCGCGAGGGGTCGAGGCCCAGCCGTTCGAGGTAGCGACACACCGCCGGATCGGCGGCGCCGTCGCGTATGGCCGCGTCGACGGTTCGTTCGACCGTCTCGAACGCCGGGAGCCCGACCCGGCCGTCGTCGTCGGTGCCGTCGCCGCCGGGGTCGACGACGGTCCCGCGGGCCTCGGCGCGGGCGACGACCGCGCGTACCTGCCCTGCGAGTTCGAGCAGCTGGCTCGGCAACGCGGCGTCCGGCGAGCGCCACTCGACGGTCGGGACCGCCTCGCGCAGCCGGACGGGCGTCCAGACGGCCTCGTAGGGGTCGTACTCCCGGTCGAACGCCGACTCGTCGACGCCGCGGGCGAGTGCCGTCTCGCGGAAGCGGTCGAACGCCTCCCGCAGGCGGGCGTCCCACTCCGCGACGCTATCGACGTACGACCAGAGCTGTCCCTGTTCGGGGAAGCCGCCGTAACAGCTCCGCCGGTAGAGGTACGGGCGGGCACACGCCAGCAGCCGCTCGCCGCGGTGGTGGGCGGCGCTGGCGACGAGCGCGAACGCCGGGTCGAGCGCCGTCAGCGCGTTGAGCTGGTCGACGACGTTCGACCGTTCGAGGTGGACGTGCGTCCCGGCACAAAAGCGGGCGTCGCCGAACGCCGGGCCGAGGATCCGCCGCTGCAGCGCCGTGCTCTCGGACTCGCGGTACGGAAGCTCCGACGGCGCGGCGGAAAGCGGGGTCGCCAGCGGGACGAGGCGCCTGTCGTGCTCGCGGGCGCGGTCGACGACGCGGCCGAGTCGTCCGAGCAGGTCCGCGCGGAGTTCCGACGCCGACTCACACGGCGTGGTCTTGATCTCGATCATCGGCTCGACGAACTCGGGGTCGACCTGCTCCGAGACGTCGAGGAGGGGGTCGGCGGAGACGAGGTCGCCGTCGTCGTCGACGACCCAGTACTCCACCTCGAGGCTGGTTTTCATGGGTGTTCCGTGCGTGGCCGGGTTTCGTCGCCGCGCCGCGGTCGGATTCGACGGTGTCGGCTACCCGGGTCCGACGTGAGGCGCTTGAGCCTGCGCCTGCCGGCTTCGACCGGGATTTCGACGGGAGAGGAAGAAATCGGACCGACGGCCGGTTGGGGCCTCGAAGCCGTCCTCGAACCGGAACGTGCCGTCGCGCTGGACGACCTCGCCGTCGACCTCGATGACCGAGTCGCTCCGACCTTTTTCCGCTCGGGTGACTCACTTCGTTCGCCACCGCTCGCGCAAAAACGTCGATGAAAAAGCCGCGACTCGCTGCGCTCGCCGCGGTCGCTACTCCTCGAAACCGTCCTCGAACCGGAACGTGCCGTCGCGCTGGACGACCTCGCCGTCGACCTCGATGACCGAGTCCTCGCTCATGTCGACGATCATGTCGACGTGGACCGCGCTGTCGTTTTGCTCGTTGCCCTCGCCGACGGTCTCGTCGTAGGCGCGGCCGACCGCCATGTGGACGGTGTCGCCCATCTTCTCGTCGAACAGCATGTTGTACGTGAACTGGTCGATGTCGCGGTTCATCCCGATGCCGAGTTCGCCGATCCGGCGGGCGCCGTCGTCGGTGTTCAGGACCTCGGTCAGCAGATCCTCGTTCTTCTCGGCGGCGTGGTCGACGACGGTGCCGTCCTCGAATTCGAGGTAGACGTCCGTGATCTCCCGGCCCTGGTGGTACAGCGGCATGTCGAACAGCACCTCGCCCTCGACGCTGTCGGGGACGGGCGCGGTGAACACCTCGCCGCCGGGGAGGTTGTGCTCGCCGTGGTCGTTGATCGTACGGTTGCCCGCGACGGACATCGTGAGGTCCGTCGCGTCGCCGCTTTCGATCCGGACCTCGTCTGCGGGGTCCAGAATCTCGACCATCTGCCCCTGGTGTTCGCGCACGGCCGCCCAGTCCTTGTTGACGGCGTCCCAGACGAAGTTCTCGTAGGCCTCGGTGCTCATCTCCGCCAACTGGGCGTTCGCGGGCGCGGGATACTGCGTGAGACACCACCGCGTCGAGAGCCGCTCGTCCAGAATGGGGCGGTGGGCCTGCTGGTAGGCGGCGCTGGTTTCGGGGGCGACGTCGCTGGTCTGGGTGACGTTGTCGCTCGCGCGGATGGCGATGTAGACGTCGGTCTCCTCGATGAGCGCGAGTTCGTGTGCGGGCGTCTCGAACTCGTCGTCCGCGGCGCGAAGGTAGGCTCGCTGTTGCCGTTTGCCGGTGCGCTGGCTCGTCGTCACCGGGTTCGCGCCGACGTCGCCGATCACCTCGTGGAGCGCGACGACGAGGTCCTCGGCGACCGGGTGGGCGTCGATCACGACGTTGTCGCCCGCCTGCAGGTCGACGGAGTGGTTCGCGATGATCTCGGCGTGCTCACGGATGCGTGGGTCCATACCGGGCAGATTCCCCCAGCGGGCGCATACCGTTTTCGGATCGAAACGGGTCCCGCTCAGTCGCGCGCCGGTCCGGGTCGCGTCCGGGACCCCGTCGCTCCGCGGCCGCCGTCGACGAGGTCCTGCACGAGCGACACCGTCGCCGCCGTCAGGACGAGTCCCAGCGGCGTCGCCGCGAGGAGCGCGAGGACGAACCCCGCCGGACCGGCGCTGACGGCGACCGACAGCGCGAT
The Salinilacihabitans rarus DNA segment above includes these coding regions:
- a CDS encoding type II toxin-antitoxin system HicB family antitoxin; this translates as MTDPSDEPTAEELAEDDAVTVTVEDGLYVATDDDTGISSQGGSEDEALENLASVLATYEEGTAGSGDDWL
- a CDS encoding signal recognition particle protein Srp54, with translation MVLDDLGSSLRGTLDKLRGKSRISEEDVEEVVKEIQRSLLSADVDVSLVMELSDNIKHRALDEEPPAGTPARDFVLRIVYEELVDLIGESTELPLEEQTILLAGLQGSGKTTSAAKMAWWFSTKGLRPAVIQTDTFRPGAYDQAEQMCERAEVDFYGDPDADDPVRIARDGLEATSDAEVHIVDTAGRHALEEDLIDEIEEIEDVVEPDTSLLVLDAAIGQGAKEQAQQFDESIGIDGVVITKLDGTAKGGGALTAVDQTDSSIAFLGTGEEVEDVERFEPNGFISRLLGMGDLGQLAERVERAMEQTQIEEEDWDPEDMLQGNFTLNDMQKQMEAMNNMGPLDQVLDMIPGFGGGIKDQLPDDAMDVTQDRMRKFQVIMDSMTDAEKEYPRAVGASQVERIARGSGTSEEDVRELLQQYKMMERTIKQFQNMGSEKEMQRMMKQMQGGGGGGGMGGMGPFG
- a CDS encoding cation:proton antiporter; protein product: MLIVAVIIVLGVASQVLADRYRVPSVLFLIVAGIAVGPKGLGIVTSESFGSALSTIVGLSVAIIVFEGAFHLHVDKLREAPSAAFRLVTIGALISFLGTALAVRFLLDADWGIALVVGALLVATGPTVITPILSVVPVRRPVAAALETEGIVNDVTAAILAVVVFKALTAQQIVAGSFVSAFAERVGIGLGVGILVAAVLWYLITYVDLSAKNAPQNARLIALAGAIVAFSVADTIATEAGVAAVATAGIILGNADLPYEEAIEEFKGDITLLVLSFIFIALAALIEIETLLELGLGGVALVLVLTLVLRPLLVFVSTTGTVFTTREKLFVSLVAPRGIIPASVATLFAIELTTIAEEQGNPALAAQADILAGTVFLVILATVVFQGGLARKIAEYLDVLPMRVLVVGGGKVGRSLAERLGDRGEDVVIIEKNEDIVEQARAAGFTVEWGDGTDSEMLRKVGADDAKTVIAATGNDDANLLVCQLAKSQFDVERVIARTNNPNNVEPFEELGVRAISASDATAWAINNVIERPELSNWMTELGRSGDVQEIEITAEDLTGKSIAELDGELPNGVLVALVGRDGDTHVPDGSFTLEYGDHVTFLGRTEAVREAVQRTHPHD
- a CDS encoding RNA-binding domain-containing protein, producing MTEIYRVDVEITAPVSDTEVTARVADAVANLFPNADIEESYGEIRGETHSLDRLSELLHRQEILDTARGEFFSNREGDAFSFALKKQAAFEGRVNFAVGEPAELGDIAVRVRVDEPSVEEYVDHVAPPTEDGRPIEG
- a CDS encoding AAA family ATPase; the protein is MHVIGTVGLPGSGKGEAATVAREEGVPVVTMGDVVRQETKDRGLDPARDHGTVAQALREEDGPAAIAERSLPMIEDRLRDHETVLVDGIRSGVEVDVFEERFDEDFTLVSIEAPFEVRRERVESRGRDAGEDDGGEGLAARDDRERGFGMDEAMDRADVVVENTDTLAAFHDRIRTLIREGTDPQRLEP
- a CDS encoding YccF domain-containing protein → MTQRSLLVRAIWFVFVGWWLTPVVVNLAWALNVTIVLLPIGIKLINLVPTVLTLAEPRSLTEPDATRGQPSLVVRAIYFVLVGWWLSWFWANLAALLAITVVGLPVAIWMANRLPYVTSLYRFHG
- a CDS encoding Hsp20/alpha crystallin family protein yields the protein MASPLLPESTALPVRRTYDPDAGRLVIHLDVMPATADDLSLRVGPSRIHVRLDRPDGGRYERSFEPPTDRVFTDDRRAVYHNGVVEITLGLE
- a CDS encoding glutamate--cysteine ligase — protein: MKTSLEVEYWVVDDDGDLVSADPLLDVSEQVDPEFVEPMIEIKTTPCESASELRADLLGRLGRVVDRAREHDRRLVPLATPLSAAPSELPYRESESTALQRRILGPAFGDARFCAGTHVHLERSNVVDQLNALTALDPAFALVASAAHHRGERLLACARPYLYRRSCYGGFPEQGQLWSYVDSVAEWDARLREAFDRFRETALARGVDESAFDREYDPYEAVWTPVRLREAVPTVEWRSPDAALPSQLLELAGQVRAVVARAEARGTVVDPGGDGTDDDGRVGLPAFETVERTVDAAIRDGAADPAVCRYLERLGLDPSRFDPLGDRLPDGRLSRRRARRLRLRAAGWLEADLERTAVRA
- a CDS encoding aminopeptidase, which encodes MDPRIREHAEIIANHSVDLQAGDNVVIDAHPVAEDLVVALHEVIGDVGANPVTTSQRTGKRQQRAYLRAADDEFETPAHELALIEETDVYIAIRASDNVTQTSDVAPETSAAYQQAHRPILDERLSTRWCLTQYPAPANAQLAEMSTEAYENFVWDAVNKDWAAVREHQGQMVEILDPADEVRIESGDATDLTMSVAGNRTINDHGEHNLPGGEVFTAPVPDSVEGEVLFDMPLYHQGREITDVYLEFEDGTVVDHAAEKNEDLLTEVLNTDDGARRIGELGIGMNRDIDQFTYNMLFDEKMGDTVHMAVGRAYDETVGEGNEQNDSAVHVDMIVDMSEDSVIEVDGEVVQRDGTFRFEDGFEE